In one window of Cynocephalus volans isolate mCynVol1 chromosome 6, mCynVol1.pri, whole genome shotgun sequence DNA:
- the LOC134379936 gene encoding olfactory receptor 2A2-like yields the protein MGGNQSWVTEFTLVGFQLSADMEVLLFWIFSLFYIASLLANGTILGLICLDLRLHTPMYLFLSHLAIIDISYTSNNVPKMLANLVNQKKTISFVPCIMQTFLYLGFAATECMILVVMSYDRFVAVCHPLQYTVIMSWRVCTVLSVTSWACGFILALVNVILLLRLPFCGPQNVNHLFCEILSVLKLACADTWINQEVLFASSVFVLVVPLCLMLVSYMQIIWVILKIQSKEGRIKAFSTCSSHLCVVGLFFGIAMMVYVVPDSNQRGELEKMLSLFHSLFYPMLNPLIYSLRNAQVKDAFHRALKKMTSM from the coding sequence ATGGGTGGCAACCAATCATGGGTCACAGAATTCACCCTGGTGGGATTCCAGCTCAGTGCAGACATGGAGGTGCTCCTCTTCTGGATCTTCTCCCTGTTCTATATCGCCAGCCTGTTGGCAAATGGCACAATCTTGGGACTGATCTGTCTGGACCTTAGACTGCATACTCCCATGTACTTGTTTCTCTCACATCTGGCCATCATTGACATTTCCTACACTTCCAACAATGTCCCCAAAATGCTGGCAAATCTTGTGAACCAGAAAAAAACCATCTCCTTTGTTCCGTGCATAATGCAGACATTCTTGTATTTGGGTTTTGCTGCTACTGAGTGCATGATCTTGGTGGTGATGTCTTATGACAGATTTGTGGCCGTCTGCCACCCTCTCCAGTACACTGTCATTATGAGCTGGAGAGTGTGCACAGTACTGTCTGTCACTTCCTGGGCATGTGGATTCATTCTGGCCCTGGTAAATGTAATTCTCCTTCTAAGGTTGCCCTTCTGTGGACCCCAAAATGTAAACCACCTTTTCTGTGAAATTCTGTCTGTCCTCAAGCTGGCCTGTGCTGACACCTGGATCAACCAAGAGGTCCTGTTTGCTTCCTCTGTGTTTGTCTTAGTCGTACCCCTTTGCTTAATGCTTGTCTCTTACATGCAGATCATCTGGGTCATCCTAAAGATCCAGTCAAAAGAGGGTCGTATAAAGGCCTTTTCCACATGTTCCTCCCACCTCTGTGTGGTTGGGCTCTTCTTTGGCATAGCCATGATGGTTTATGTGGTCCCAGACTCTAATCAACGAGGGGAGCTAGAGAAAATGTTGTCCCTATTTCACAGTCTCTTTTACCCAATGCTGAACCCCctcatctacagcctgaggaatgCTCAGGTGAAGGACGCCTTCCACAGAGCATTAAAAAAGATGACGTCCATGTGA